A stretch of Flavobacterium sp. N1994 DNA encodes these proteins:
- a CDS encoding DUF3108 domain-containing protein, with the protein MKNIFFLLLLLMTVSFDSQKPEAYDSGEWFKFRIHYGFINAGYATLEVQEAVKNNKKVYHAIGKGYTVGMSRLFFKVDDNYESYFDKITNKPYQFVRKIDEGGYTKNQEGFFNQDVNKVQVKDYKNNTDKTFSVTENVQDIISTFYFLRNHPKVDKLKVGESIVVDMFFDDEIFKFKLKFMGREDIDTKFGTAPAMIFRPIVQSGRVFKEDESLTVWVSDDENKIPLRIKASLAVGSIKADLEGFKGLKNPFMVKLND; encoded by the coding sequence ATGAAAAATATCTTCTTCCTATTGTTGCTTTTAATGACTGTTAGTTTCGATTCTCAAAAACCTGAGGCCTATGATTCTGGGGAGTGGTTTAAGTTTAGAATTCACTATGGATTTATAAATGCTGGTTACGCCACACTCGAAGTTCAAGAGGCTGTAAAAAACAATAAAAAAGTATACCATGCTATTGGTAAAGGATATACTGTCGGAATGTCACGTCTTTTCTTTAAGGTTGATGACAACTATGAGAGTTACTTCGACAAAATAACGAACAAGCCTTATCAATTCGTTAGAAAAATTGACGAAGGAGGTTACACCAAAAACCAAGAAGGTTTTTTTAATCAAGATGTTAATAAAGTTCAGGTAAAAGATTATAAAAACAATACCGACAAAACATTTTCTGTTACTGAAAATGTTCAAGACATTATATCAACTTTTTATTTTTTGAGAAACCATCCCAAAGTAGATAAATTAAAAGTAGGTGAATCAATTGTTGTTGACATGTTTTTTGATGATGAAATTTTTAAGTTTAAGTTAAAATTTATGGGTAGAGAAGACATAGACACTAAATTTGGAACAGCTCCGGCTATGATTTTTAGACCTATCGTACAATCGGGAAGAGTTTTCAAAGAAGACGAGAGTTTAACGGTTTGGGTATCTGATGATGAAAATAAAATCCCTTTACGAATAAAAGCTAGTTTAGCTGTAGGTTCTATAAAAGCAGATTTAGAAGGGTTCAAAGGATTGAAAAATCCATTTATGGTTAAATTAAATGATTGA
- the hppD gene encoding 4-hydroxyphenylpyruvate dioxygenase: MSKEIKSVEYGLEKIFEGAQDFLPLLGTDYVEFYVGNAKQAAHFYKTAFGFQSHAYAGLETGMRDRASYVLKQDKIRLVLTTALNSNSPIGEHVKKHGDGVKVIALWVEDARAAFEETTKRGAKVYMEPTVEKDEHGEVVRAGIYTYGETIHMFVERKNYKGAFLPGYKEWKSDYNPTSVGLKYVDHMVGNVGWNEMNTWVKWYEDVMGFVNFLSFDDKQITTEYSALMSKVMSNGNGRIKFPINEPAEGKKKSQIEEYLDFYEGSGVQHIAVATDDILKTVAEMRARGIEFLTTPPQAYYDAIPERLKDHMSKFKEDINELQKLGIMIDADDEGYLLQIFTRPVEDRPTLFFEIIQRMGARGFGAGNFKALFESIEREQMLRGTL; encoded by the coding sequence ATGTCAAAAGAAATAAAATCCGTTGAATACGGACTAGAAAAAATATTTGAAGGAGCACAAGACTTTCTTCCTCTTTTAGGAACAGATTACGTTGAGTTTTATGTTGGTAACGCTAAACAAGCAGCTCATTTTTACAAAACAGCTTTTGGTTTTCAATCACACGCATATGCAGGATTGGAAACGGGAATGCGAGATAGAGCGTCTTATGTTTTAAAACAAGACAAAATCCGTTTGGTATTAACTACGGCATTGAATAGTAATTCTCCAATAGGAGAGCACGTAAAAAAACATGGAGATGGTGTGAAAGTGATTGCTTTGTGGGTTGAAGATGCTCGTGCAGCCTTTGAAGAGACTACAAAACGAGGTGCCAAAGTATATATGGAACCAACCGTAGAAAAAGACGAACACGGAGAAGTAGTTCGTGCTGGAATTTACACTTACGGTGAAACCATTCACATGTTTGTAGAGCGTAAAAACTATAAAGGGGCTTTTTTACCTGGATATAAAGAATGGAAATCTGACTACAATCCGACTTCTGTTGGTTTGAAATATGTTGACCATATGGTTGGAAATGTAGGTTGGAACGAAATGAATACATGGGTAAAATGGTATGAAGACGTTATGGGATTTGTAAATTTCTTATCCTTTGACGATAAACAAATCACTACGGAATATTCTGCTTTGATGTCTAAAGTAATGAGTAACGGTAATGGTAGAATTAAATTTCCAATCAACGAACCAGCTGAAGGAAAGAAAAAATCGCAAATTGAAGAATATTTAGATTTTTATGAAGGTTCTGGTGTACAACATATCGCAGTCGCAACCGACGACATTCTTAAAACTGTTGCCGAAATGCGCGCTAGAGGAATCGAATTCTTAACTACACCTCCTCAAGCTTATTATGATGCAATTCCCGAACGATTGAAAGATCATATGAGTAAGTTTAAGGAAGACATCAATGAACTTCAAAAATTAGGCATTATGATTGATGCTGATGACGAGGGATATCTGCTTCAAATTTTCACACGACCAGTCGAGGACAGACCAACTTTGTTTTTTGAAATTATTCAAAGAATGGGCGCTAGAGGTTTTGGTGCTGGAAATTTTAAAGCCTTATTTGAATCAATTGAAAGAGAGCAGATGTTGCGAGGGACATTATAA
- a CDS encoding tryptophan 2,3-dioxygenase family protein: MNNKTNYDQIINALEQKFEAINQKTETHLEGLLWSKPITYWDYIQTDALLNLQTQRTILPDEMVFIMYHQVNELLFKMILWEINQLCHTDKPETIFFTEKLRRISRYFDMLTTSFDIMGDGMEVEQYMKFRNTLTPASGFQSAQYRLIEFSSTDLINLIDYRFRASIDRNTPYSHAFEHLYWQAAGKDYHTGEKSFLILEFERKYREEFLRYMEEYNTINIWQKFKQLPEADQKDTELVKAMRHYDHTVNITWVMGHLNTAKKYIESGKGSNEATGGSDWKKYMHPKYQRRIFFPELWSEDELKNWGEGY; encoded by the coding sequence ATGAATAACAAAACAAATTACGACCAAATAATAAATGCTTTAGAACAAAAATTTGAAGCAATCAATCAAAAAACTGAAACGCATCTAGAAGGTTTGCTTTGGTCAAAACCTATTACTTATTGGGATTATATTCAAACAGATGCTTTACTGAATCTTCAAACACAAAGAACCATTTTGCCCGATGAAATGGTTTTTATTATGTATCATCAAGTCAATGAATTGTTATTCAAAATGATACTTTGGGAGATTAACCAATTATGTCACACTGATAAACCGGAAACCATTTTTTTTACAGAAAAGCTAAGAAGAATAAGTCGTTATTTCGATATGCTTACTACTTCATTTGATATTATGGGTGACGGAATGGAAGTAGAACAATATATGAAATTTAGAAACACGTTAACTCCAGCTAGCGGATTTCAAAGTGCCCAATATCGTTTAATAGAATTTTCCTCAACCGATTTGATAAATCTTATTGACTATAGATTCAGAGCTTCAATAGATAGAAACACACCCTATTCTCATGCTTTCGAACATTTGTATTGGCAGGCGGCTGGAAAAGATTATCATACAGGTGAAAAATCATTTTTAATTTTAGAATTCGAACGAAAATATAGAGAAGAATTTCTTCGCTATATGGAAGAATATAATACGATTAACATTTGGCAAAAGTTCAAACAATTACCCGAAGCGGATCAAAAAGACACAGAGCTAGTAAAAGCAATGCGTCATTATGACCACACAGTTAATATTACTTGGGTTATGGGACATTTAAATACTGCTAAAAAGTACATCGAAAGCGGTAAAGGAAGCAACGAAGCAACAGGAGGGAGTGATTGGAAAAAATACATGCATCCAAAATACCAACGAAGAATATTTTTCCCTGAACTTTGGAGTGAAGACGAATTAAAAAATTGGGGAGAAGGATATTAA
- a CDS encoding M23 family metallopeptidase → MVSKIFQKAVAILLLVTFISSCNKVNEEEIIVQKSKPRMVEFGFNFHDYNVVHDTIESGDTFGSILEHQNLNGRQVHEIVATVKDTFDVRSIRKGKPFTILRSKDRTNKIQVFIYQPDRLNYYVVDFRDSIVAYKKTRPLTFKTRTIAGALNGSLSETLQNLKVDPSLAPKIAKIYAWSIDFFKLKKGDEFGLKFTERYINDTVYDGVDSLKAAFFEYKGKKIYAFPFAPDANTKKQQYYDEEGKTLKNFFLKAPLKFVNITSHYSANRFHPVQLIWKAHKGTDYAAPTGTPIMTTAAGVVEQAGFTTGNGNFVKVKHDKTFSTQYLHMSKILVKRGQRVTQGQIIGKVGSTGLATGPHVCYRFWKNGVQVDALKLKLPTSTPMDSKYRQIFMEYMKPIKRELDSVASASALK, encoded by the coding sequence ATGGTGTCAAAAATCTTCCAAAAAGCGGTTGCAATTCTTCTGTTAGTTACTTTTATAAGTTCTTGTAATAAAGTCAATGAAGAAGAAATTATTGTCCAAAAATCGAAACCTAGAATGGTCGAGTTTGGATTCAATTTTCATGATTATAATGTTGTTCATGACACTATTGAATCAGGCGACACGTTTGGTAGTATTTTAGAACATCAAAATTTAAACGGAAGACAAGTTCATGAGATTGTTGCAACAGTTAAAGACACTTTTGACGTTAGAAGCATTAGAAAAGGCAAACCTTTTACCATCCTTCGAAGCAAAGACAGAACCAATAAAATTCAGGTTTTTATCTATCAACCAGATAGATTGAATTATTATGTGGTTGATTTTAGAGATTCTATAGTAGCCTATAAAAAAACAAGACCTTTAACTTTTAAAACAAGAACAATTGCTGGCGCTTTAAACGGTTCCTTGTCAGAAACACTTCAAAATTTAAAAGTAGATCCTTCCTTAGCTCCAAAAATTGCCAAAATATACGCTTGGTCCATTGACTTTTTCAAACTAAAAAAAGGAGATGAATTTGGCTTAAAGTTTACAGAAAGGTATATCAATGATACTGTTTATGATGGTGTTGATAGTTTGAAAGCCGCCTTTTTTGAATACAAAGGCAAGAAAATTTATGCTTTCCCTTTTGCTCCTGATGCTAACACCAAAAAACAGCAATATTACGATGAAGAAGGAAAAACATTGAAGAATTTTTTCCTAAAAGCACCATTAAAATTTGTGAATATAACTTCGCATTATTCAGCAAACAGATTTCATCCAGTGCAATTAATTTGGAAAGCCCACAAAGGAACAGATTATGCGGCTCCAACGGGCACTCCCATTATGACAACCGCTGCAGGAGTTGTTGAACAAGCCGGATTTACTACGGGTAATGGAAATTTTGTAAAAGTAAAACACGACAAAACCTTTTCAACGCAGTATTTGCATATGTCGAAGATATTGGTCAAACGAGGACAAAGAGTTACACAAGGTCAAATTATCGGAAAAGTAGGAAGCACAGGATTGGCTACTGGCCCACATGTATGCTATCGTTTTTGGAAAAATGGGGTGCAAGTAGATGCCTTAAAACTAAAACTACCAACATCTACCCCAATGGATTCAAAATACAGACAAATATTCATGGAATATATGAAGCCTATCAAAAGAGAATTGGATAGTGTAGCTTCAGCCAGTGCTTTAAAATAA